Proteins encoded together in one Aurantiacibacter aquimixticola window:
- the dnaG gene encoding DNA primase, whose amino-acid sequence MALSPQWLDELKTRTTLSALIMRTTKLQRAGREWKACCPFHQEATPSFYVNDQKGFYHCFGCQAHGSAIDWMIEQRGLEFMDAVKELAAEAGMDMPAPDPRAAERAEKRASLHDVMAAAQEWFVQRLRSDEGVGAREYLERRGLSQHVIDKFGFGYAPDDKMAIKQALSRFDEAMLVEAGLLICVEDKLPYSRFRGRLMLPIQDSRKRVIAFGGRILEDRDGVAKYLNSPDTPLFDKGRTLYNIHRASEASRKTDRVIAVEGYMDVVALAQAGYEDAVAPMGTALTEQQVELLWRMADKPVLCFDGDAAGRRAAMRAAERTLPLLRPGHSLQIVQLPAGMDPDDLVKQSGPNAMEKLLAESKSLLDLIWEHERDALPLTSPEDKAGLKARLMDHVDAIEHPDIKSLYRRELLDRYSAFAFPKRDFQRGRATFGNPQPLRASPETVARLKRATAGSVRDAFTQSVLHGLLRHPGEVHRHADSLLSLADSDPRAAAPVEYLLEHAAMLEAGENPPISPEDVLPPAPDKSRFSFLMEGHDPGAAREDLAEAVSLLVERPALEAAIATATTRFDSDPEGAFAEQQRLRKRKLEIDERLGQMARKRAASAAEMDSSFDLATAAGCEQETD is encoded by the coding sequence ATGGCGCTTTCCCCGCAATGGCTAGACGAATTGAAGACGCGGACCACGCTGTCCGCGCTCATCATGCGCACAACCAAGCTGCAGCGTGCCGGGCGAGAGTGGAAGGCGTGCTGCCCGTTCCACCAGGAAGCCACGCCGAGCTTTTACGTCAACGATCAGAAGGGTTTCTACCACTGCTTCGGCTGTCAGGCCCATGGCAGCGCGATCGACTGGATGATCGAGCAGCGCGGGCTGGAATTCATGGACGCGGTGAAGGAGCTTGCCGCCGAAGCCGGGATGGACATGCCCGCGCCCGATCCCCGCGCGGCGGAGCGGGCCGAGAAGCGCGCCAGCCTGCATGACGTCATGGCGGCGGCGCAGGAATGGTTCGTCCAGCGACTGCGATCAGACGAGGGTGTGGGCGCGCGCGAATATCTGGAGCGGCGCGGCCTTTCACAGCATGTGATCGACAAATTCGGTTTTGGCTACGCGCCGGATGACAAGATGGCGATCAAGCAGGCGCTCAGCCGGTTCGACGAAGCCATGCTGGTCGAGGCAGGGCTGCTCATCTGCGTCGAGGACAAGCTGCCCTACTCTCGCTTTCGCGGAAGGTTGATGCTGCCGATCCAGGACAGCCGCAAGCGCGTGATCGCGTTCGGGGGTCGTATTCTGGAGGACCGGGACGGCGTCGCGAAATATCTCAATTCGCCCGACACGCCGCTCTTCGACAAGGGGCGCACGCTCTACAATATCCACCGCGCCAGCGAAGCGAGCCGAAAGACGGACCGCGTGATCGCCGTCGAGGGCTATATGGACGTCGTCGCTCTCGCCCAGGCTGGGTACGAGGATGCCGTCGCGCCAATGGGCACCGCGCTCACCGAGCAGCAGGTCGAATTGTTGTGGCGGATGGCCGACAAGCCGGTACTGTGTTTCGATGGCGACGCCGCAGGCAGGCGCGCCGCGATGCGCGCAGCGGAGCGGACATTGCCGCTGCTGCGCCCGGGCCACTCGCTTCAGATCGTGCAATTACCAGCGGGCATGGACCCGGACGATCTGGTCAAGCAGAGCGGTCCCAACGCGATGGAGAAGCTGCTCGCCGAGTCGAAATCGCTGCTCGACCTGATCTGGGAGCACGAACGCGACGCCCTCCCCCTCACCTCGCCCGAGGACAAGGCGGGGCTGAAAGCGCGACTGATGGATCATGTCGACGCGATCGAGCATCCGGACATCAAGTCGCTCTACCGCCGTGAACTGCTCGATCGCTATAGTGCCTTTGCTTTTCCCAAACGTGATTTCCAGCGCGGCCGCGCGACTTTCGGCAACCCGCAACCGCTTCGCGCGTCGCCTGAAACCGTGGCGCGATTGAAGCGCGCGACGGCCGGCTCCGTGCGCGATGCGTTTACGCAATCCGTGCTGCACGGCCTGCTCCGCCATCCTGGCGAGGTGCATCGCCACGCGGACAGCCTTCTCAGCCTGGCCGACAGTGATCCGCGCGCCGCAGCGCCGGTGGAATATCTGCTTGAACATGCAGCAATGCTTGAAGCGGGCGAAAATCCGCCCATATCGCCTGAAGACGTCCTGCCGCCGGCGCCGGATAAATCCCGTTTCTCCTTCCTGATGGAAGGCCATGATCCGGGCGCCGCGAGGGAGGATCTGGCCGAAGCCGTTTCGTTGCTGGTCGAGAGACCCGCTCTCGAGGCGGCTATTGCCACGGCCACGACACGTTTCGACAGCGATCCTGAAGGCGCTTTTGCCGAGCAGCAACGCTTGCGCAAACGAAAGCTGGAAATCGACGAACGTCTCGGGCAAATGGCAAGAAAACGCGCCGCCTCCGCGGCAGAGATGGATTCATCGTTCGACTTGGCGACCGCCGCCGGGTGCGAACAGGAAACGGACTGA
- a CDS encoding GatB/YqeY domain-containing protein: MLRDTIKTETVTAMKAGDKPRVAALRLIAAKVKDRDIELRTKGAPDDDDAMVVDVLQKMAKQRRESIQMYEDGGRTELAEQEKGELVVIEEFLPQQMDEAETKAAIEQVKSDLGADGMKDMGRVMGEMKARHGQQLDMGRASGWVKESLA, encoded by the coding sequence ATGCTGAGAGACACCATCAAGACCGAAACCGTCACCGCGATGAAGGCAGGCGACAAGCCGCGCGTCGCCGCGCTGCGCCTGATCGCCGCCAAGGTGAAGGATCGCGATATCGAGTTGCGGACCAAGGGCGCGCCGGACGATGACGATGCGATGGTGGTCGACGTTTTGCAGAAAATGGCCAAACAGCGCCGCGAATCGATCCAGATGTACGAGGATGGCGGGCGCACCGAACTGGCAGAGCAGGAAAAGGGCGAGCTCGTCGTGATCGAGGAGTTCCTGCCGCAGCAGATGGACGAGGCCGAAACGAAGGCCGCCATCGAGCAGGTGAAGAGCGATCTTGGCGCCGACGGCATGAAGGACATGGGCCGCGTCATGGGCGAGATGAAGGCGCGTCACGGCCAGCAGCTCGACATGGGCCGGGCCAGCGGCTGGGTGAAGGAGTCGCTGGCATGA